One Microcebus murinus isolate Inina chromosome 22, M.murinus_Inina_mat1.0, whole genome shotgun sequence DNA segment encodes these proteins:
- the CABP1 gene encoding calcium-binding protein 1 isoform X2 encodes MGNCVKSPLRNLSRKMRQEEQTSYMAVQTSEEGLAAGAELPGPLLMLAQNCAVMHNLLGPACIFLRKGFAENRRPDRSLRPEEIEELREAFREFDKDKDGYINCRDLGNCMRTMGYMPTEMELIELSQQINMNLGGHVDFEDFVELMGPKLLAETADMIGVKELRDAFREFDTNGDGEISTSELREAMRKLLGHQVGHRDIEEIIRDVDLNGDGRVDFEEFVRMMSR; translated from the exons ATGGGCAACTGTGTCAAGTCTCCACTGAGAAATCTCTCCAGGAAG ATGCGCCAGGAGGAGCAGACCAGCTACATGGCGGTGCAGACGAGCGAGGAGGGGCTGGCGGCCGGCGCTGAGCTCCCCGGACCGCTCCTGATGCTGGCTCAGAACTGCGCCGTCATGCACAACTTGCTGGGCCCTGCCTGCATTTTCCTGCGCAAGGGCTTCGCTGAGAACAGGCGGCCT GACAGATCACTGCGACCAGAGGAGATTGAAG AGCTCCGAGAGGCATTCAGGGAATTTGACAAGGACAAGGACGGCTACATCAACTGCCGGGACCTGGGCAACTGCATGCGCACGATGGGCTACATGCCCACCGAGATGGAGCTCATTGAACTCTCCCAGCAGATCAACATGAACC tGGGTGGCCATgtggattttgaagactttgtGGAGCTCATGGGGCCTAAACTGCTGGCAGAGACAGCAGATATGATCGGAGTAAAGGAACTGCGAGATGCTTTCCGAGAG TTTGACACCAATGGCGATGGGGAGATAAGCACCAGTGAGCTGCGAGAGGCCATGAGGAAGCTCCTGGGTCACCAGGTGGGACACCGAGACATAGAGGAAATTATCCGAGATGTGGACCTCAATGGGGATGGGCGAGTGGACTTTGAAG AGTTTGTCCGGATGATGTCCCGCTGA